The nucleotide sequence GCAGTGGAGCGGCACCGGATGCGACTGCCAGCGCTGGGACTTCACCCAGACCGCCCTCCCGCCCCTGGGCACCGGTCAGTACGTCCTCGTCAACAAGAACAGCGGCAAGTACGTCGACATCCCCCAGGCATCCACCGCCACCAACACCGCTGCCAACCAGTGGCAGAACTCCGCCTGCTCCTGCCAGCTCTTCACCTTCCAGTCCGCCGGCGGCGGAGCCTGGAACATCAGGAACGTCAACAGCAACCTCAACCTGGCCATCCGCGACGGCTCCACCACCGCGGGAGCCGCCGTCGTCCAGAACACACCCTCCACCGCCGACACACAGAAATGGACCCTCGTCGAGGCGGGCGACGGCTACTACGAACTCAAGAACGTCAACAGCGGCCTCCACGCGGGAGTCGCCCAGTCCTCCACCAGCAACGGCGCCGCCGTGGTCCAGTGGAACGACGTGAACGTCGACGACCAACTCTGGAAGATCGTCCGCATTAACTGAGCCGCGTCGTTCTCCTCGGCAACGGCTGCAATGAGAAGGGGCCTCCCGGCGTTTGGTCCGCATCGCGATGCGAATCAAACGCCGGGAGGCCTCGCCGTCGTCGTGAACGGCCGCCTGGACGTACTCGCCGCCGACGAACTCGCCCGTGCCTTCTTCAGTGACGTCTTCGACAGCGGCACGAAGCCGCCGAACTTCGCCCGCTACCAGTTCGCAGACCCGAAGCAGTCGGAGGGAACCGTGCTCGACACGCATCCGTACGTTTAGACGTGACACATACGGGCGGGACACATACGGGCGGGACACATGCGGATGGGACACATGTGGGCGGGACACACGGATGGCACACATACGGGCGGGAGATGACTTACATGGCACTGATACTGGTCACCGGGGCATCCAGCGGACTCGGGCGCCACACGGCGGACGCGCTGGCCGACGACGGGCACGACGTGGTCGTCCATGTCCGCGACCCGGCCCGGCTCACCGACGCTGATGGCACCGCCCGCTGGAAGGGCATCGTCACCGGGGATCTCGCCGAGCCGGACGAGATCCGCGACGTGGCCCGGCAGGCCTGCGAGTACGGCCGCTTCGACACCGTCATCCACAACGCCGGCGTCCTGCACTCTCCCGAAGAGATCACCGTCAACACGGTCGCGCCCTACCTGCTGACAGCCCTGATGGACAAGCCGGCCAGGCTCATCTACCTCAGCAGCTCCATGCACCGCACCGGCTCCACCGACCTGCGACGGCTGGCCTCCGGCACCGCCACCTACGACGACACCAAGCTCTGGGTCACCGCCCTCGCGCTCGCATGCGCGTTCCGCTGGGAGGGAACCACCAGCCACGCGGTCGATCCGGGATGGGTGCCCACACGTATGGGTGGTCCCGGCGCGTCGGACGACCTGGCCGCCGGGCACCGGACACAGGTGTGGCTCGCCACCCACCACGACGCGACCCCGCCCACCGGCGGCTACTGGTACCACCGGCAGACACAGACCCCACACCCCGCGTCGCGGGACGAAGCCTTCCAGGCTCGCCTCCTTCATCTCTTGGAGAGCCACACCGGCGTCCCGCTCGGTTGAGTGGGGAGCCGGGGGAGGAGCCGGTGCCCATCGCGGTGCCGCCGAGGTCGGACTTCAACAGCAAGGTGGCCGCCTCGGTGAGGTGTTGGCGCTCCTCTTCGACCGTGACGCAGTAGGTGGTGAACCCCTGGCCCAGCGCCATGGGGCGGCCTCCTGGAGCTGGGTGCGGCCCGTCTTCAGCCCGCCGCCGAACTCCGCCGCCCTCGCGCTGAAGGCCGTGGCCGGCGCCCCCGGCTGAGTCGCCGAGCCGGCGCAGTGAGACGACCAGCGCCAGGCGTACGGCGGTGGAGTAGAAGCCGCGGGGGGCGGCCGAGGGTCTCCAGGGCCCGGTCGACGACGAACGCTCGTGCGGCCGCCTCCTTGTCTCCCATCAGGTCGT is from Streptomyces sp. NBC_01314 and encodes:
- a CDS encoding SDR family NAD(P)-dependent oxidoreductase; protein product: MALILVTGASSGLGRHTADALADDGHDVVVHVRDPARLTDADGTARWKGIVTGDLAEPDEIRDVARQACEYGRFDTVIHNAGVLHSPEEITVNTVAPYLLTALMDKPARLIYLSSSMHRTGSTDLRRLASGTATYDDTKLWVTALALACAFRWEGTTSHAVDPGWVPTRMGGPGASDDLAAGHRTQVWLATHHDATPPTGGYWYHRQTQTPHPASRDEAFQARLLHLLESHTGVPLG